Proteins co-encoded in one Clarias gariepinus isolate MV-2021 ecotype Netherlands chromosome 13, CGAR_prim_01v2, whole genome shotgun sequence genomic window:
- the lgals8b gene encoding galectin-8, whose product MSVANAKQAVFNPVIPFTGLIPGGLRPGDMVLVQGRVLNQADRFQLDLTCGCSTKPRADIAFHFNPRFRNSPCIVCNSLQQGSWGREETLDQMPFKQGVSFETIILAQEDVFKVAVNGAHVLDYKHRIPLHRVDTFSVSGKVQIQAIGYVSSSAIFSESGDLSIPYRGSILKGLSPGQHITIKGHVSLFPHSFSVNLRCSESKNIALHVNARIKSGMLVRNSYLSESWGPEELELSYFPFTAGKYFEIIILCQNHQFKMAVNGEHLLEYRHRVQDLSSITQLEVLGDVDLQDVKLW is encoded by the exons ATGTCCGTGGCCAATGCCAAACAGGCCGTCTTCAACCCG GTAATTCCCTTCACAGGACTCATCCCAGGGGGGCTCCGGCCCGGGGACATGGTGCTCGTGCAGGGGCGTGTCCTCAACCAGGCCGACAG GTTCCAGTTGGACCTGACCTGCGGCTGCAGCACGAAACCCCGAGCCGACATCGCATTCCACTTCAACCCTCGCTTCAGGAACTCGCCGTGCATCGTCTGTAACTCCTTACAGCAGGGTAGCTGGGGCAGAGAGGAGACGCTTGATCAGATGCCCTTTAAGCAGGGAGTGTCCTTTGAAACAATCATTCTAGCGCAGGAAGATGTGTTCAAG GTGGCAGTAAACGGAGCTCATGTCCTGGACTATAAGCACCGGATCCCCTTGCACAGGGTCGACACATTCTCTGTGTCAGGAAAAGTTCAAATTCAAGCCATTGGCTACGTCTCAAGCTCA GCAATATTTTCAGAATCAGGTGATCTG AGTATCCCGTACAGGGGAAGTATACTTAAAGGGCTCAGTCCTGGGCAGCACATCACTATTAAGGGCCACGTCAGCTTATTTCCTCACAG TTTCTCGGTGAACTTGAGATGCAGCGAGTCTAAAAACATcgcccttcacgtgaacgcacGAATCAAGTCGGGCATGCTCGTCCGAAACTCTTACCTGAGCGAGTCTTGGGGGCCGGAGGAGCTCGAGCTGTCGTACTTCCCGTTCACAGCCGGGAAATATTTTGAG ATCATCATCCTGTGCCAGAACCACCAGTTTAAAATGGCCGTGAATGGAGAGCACCTGCTGGAGTACAGACACCGAGTGCAGGACCTGAGCTCCATCACCCAGCTGGAGGTCCTCGGAGACGTGGACTTGCAGGACGTTAAGCTCTGGTGA